One Triticum dicoccoides isolate Atlit2015 ecotype Zavitan chromosome 3B, WEW_v2.0, whole genome shotgun sequence genomic window, CAGAAGCCCTCCAGTAACTGGGGAGTGAAGTTCTCCAATGCCGGGAGGCGTTGGTGGATCGGCACGTACCCCTCCGCCCACGAGGCCGCGCGTGCCTACGACGTGGCGGCTTGGCGTGCCGGGAGGCCTCGGGAGCACCTCAACTTCCCGGAGATCGAGAGTCGGGTGGAAGCGGAGATGCTTGTGCCGcaggcatcaagatgaaggagatcacgacgaagaagaagacgacGAAGAAGCCGTTGGTTTTCATCAATGCCGGCGAGACCGACGAGGAGGCGATGGCGAGGTTTGCTCGGGAGCATCCGGAGTACGTCCAGGCCGAGCTGGAGCACTACTGGAAGCGTGAGGCAgagcagaagaagaaggaggacgagGCCGGTCCCTCGACGATGATCCCCATCGAGTCCTCTTCCGAGGAGGACTGGGCAGActtcaaggaggaggaggaggaggaggggtgcgACGACCTGGAGAAGGACGAGTTCTGGGAGCAGTTCCGCAGCTCCGACGATGAGGAGTAGTTTATCTAGTAGTTTGAATAATTAGTAGTTGAAGTTTATGTATGAAACTAtgttgaatttgatgtttgaaccATGTTGAATGGACTAGTAGTTTGTCGTTTTAAAAAATTTACATCTTtattttggaccatctattggagttgctcttttgGGCCATCAATTTGGACCATTTGTTGGAGTTTGAGCTTTTTTCGAAGCTCCAAAACGCACTTTTTGCTGGTCTAAATTTTACATCTTTAATTTTGGACCGTCAAATTTTGGacatctgttggagatgctctaaagtagCGTTGGCAGATACTCATGGAATTATAGCTTAGCTAGCTTGGGCGGCCAGGCCAGAAATAGCATTAAGAAGAGCCTGACACGCCACTGCTTGCTTCGGTGCGTGTGAGAGGGGCATGCTCCCAAGACCGATCGATCGCTGTAGGCATAGATGCATAGATTGTGTGCTGTGACCTGGAAATGGTCAATGATACGTTCGATCCAGCGGACTGCAACGTTATGCGTAACTAATTAATGGCCTCTTCAGATTAGATGTGGTGCGTATACGTGCATGTTATGGCTGCCTGAACTTGTTGGAAAGATGCGTTTGTCGCATGCCTCTCTTATGATCTCTGAATCCATCGATCGAGACAACACATTTGATAGTGCCTGAAGCTCTGAGAGATTGTGGACACACGTAGTGCACATGTTGTAGTATATAATGTGTGAACATGTCAAAGTATAATTCAAACAATATGACCATTTGTGGCTGAAAAAGAAACATTCATACATGCACTACAGTATGACATATAAGTTTCTGAAAGGATGGCACTTAGTGGTTGATGTGTTGTCGAGGTGAGAACTTGCAGCTTTTGGTTTCTATTGATAGAAATAGGGAAGGCCGGTTTATATTTATTATAAAAATATAACTTTTCCCATAGATGCTTGCGAATGGTCATACTTTTTATGAAATTTTAAAAGTTTAAATTTTATAACATAGTTCGATCATATCCAATATATATTATCCGTTTTAGAACTTGTGGTGCCTCAGTATGGCAGTAACTTCTAGGTTATTATAGTCATGAGCTAAcaataaattaaaaaaaatagGCATGTCAAAGAAAatcagtactccctctgtttcaaaatacCATGTGCATTAGTTTCTTTTAAGTCAAATCTCTATCTCTAAACAGGATTATAGAGAAAAATAATAATATCTTCAATACCAAATTAGTACCATTAAATTCACCATAAAAATAGTGAACTGAGCCTAGCTCAGATGGTTAGGtttcatttttctggatttatttgagACTTTTCGGTGATGtttgttcagtgggaggagacgttcccatcgactacaacacgcctatggtgacttcatcaaTTTCAGTATCTCGAAGGTGGCTATATGGATAGGTGTGCGTGCTTACGTTCATAGGTGAGTATATGTGCGTGTATGTGGGCACCTACGATTGTATTATGTCAAAAACACAccataaaatatatttttatattttgtttatttggTATCGTACATGTTGATATTTCTCTCTATAAAATGGGTCGGACCTAGAAagatttgacttttgaaaaaattaATACACCTTATAATGGAGAGAGTATGTCACAATCAACTAAATTTTATTATTGATATTTTCTCAAGCAGTGCTTTAAATATTGAAAATCTGATTAAAATGACATGAAATCAATGGCAATTTGCCAAATTAAATTCTAGGATATTTTAGCCAAGTGCTAAGCAACTTTTAAAGATAGTAGGTGAAGTAATGAAAACTTGACCTTTTTTTTGGTCCAATTTGTTGCCATTTCCATCAAACGCTGTTTATAAATATGCCAAGACGAGAAAGAAGTGACGTCAAACATAAAATATCCAACTCACCACGTGGCAAGAGCTTGCTGTCCATGGTGGCCAAATGTTTAGACAGCCGGCCTGCAGTACCGGTtatacacacacacaaaaaaaatccatttttttaGGGGTAAAAAAATCCAATCTGATCAGTGCAATACACACAACTACACGAGCACACACAGCACACGTAGGTCACAAACAAACACGTATTTTTCCATCTCTGGTCAAACAATAAAAAAGGCAATAAATAATTATATAGGAATTCTATGATtcttatataaaattttcctttgaAGTTCCCTGATTTGAAGTATTGGGAtttattttttttttgcgggggaagtATTGGATTTTTATTTCTATATGggatttgtttctttttttgcggggtatatGGGATTTGTTTCTATCCTTCACATttcagaagaagaaaagaatagcttATACCTTACCAAACAAAAAAATCCTGTGCTGTGTACCAGAGGAACATGCCATTTTATTTCCTGTATATGATTCTATGATACTCCTATTCTACGAAGGAAGAAGGCCTGAGCTTTCACCGTAGCAGCATCTCAGAGAATTAACGCATACGTTTATGTTGCACCGGCCGATCcgtctctccccctatatatacgggGTGCAACTGCGAAGAGCAAAACACCACAGGACAATTACCAgcagatcatcatcatcatcacattaACGCGCCGAGCTAGCTAAACGCGAAGCGCTAATGGCGATCGTTTACGTGCTTCTGgtggcgctgatcaccgcggcgtcCCATGCGCCGCACGGCGCGCACGGCCAGACGTGGCACGGCGACCTCGCggcgctcgccgccgccggcaaGCTCCGCAGCGACCCCAACGCCACCCTGGCGGCCTCCACGGACTTCGGCAACATCACGGCGGCGCTCCCGGCGGCCGTGCTGTTCCCGTCGTCCCCGGCGGACGTGGCTGCGCTCCTCCGCGCCGCGCACACCACCGTGGCGTGGCCGTACACCATCTCGTTCCGCGGCCGCGGCCACTCCGTGATGGGGCAGGCCTTGGCCCTCGGCGGCGTGGTCGTCGACATGCCGTCCCTGGGCGGCCCGTCCTCCGCGGCGCGCATCAACGTGTCGGCGGACGGCCAGTACGTCGACGCCGGCGGCGAGCAGATGTGGATCGACGTGCTGCGGGCGACGCTGGAGCGCGGCGTGGCGCCGCAGTCGTGGACGGACTACCTCCACCTCACCGTCGGCGGCACGCTCTCGAACGCCGGCATCAGTGGCCAGACCTACCGGCACGGCCCCCAGATTTCCAACGTCCTGGAGCTGGACGTCATCACCGGTACGTACGCGCGCACGATATGGGCACCAGCATGCACCACGCTCACAAGCAACTCCCTCTCGCAAAGTAGTAGTTCCGTACCCCACACTGCAATGTTGCAAAAATGGCTAACTTGTTTTGGTGCAACTCGCAACCCGTAATCCGGCTGCGGCGTGGAATCACGTTCATCTTCTACACACACGGTAGTCTAAAAAAGGTGCCGGTAAAAAAATGGCAGTGAGTACTAATTAATGGATGGTTTAATACTACAGTGTAAATTGATAGTGGTAGTTACTACAGCTGACCAGCTGGCGGCTGCTGGGCCGGCCGGGCAGCCGGCGTCGACGTCTTTCAAATTTCAATAGATTTGCCGGCGGCCAACAACACGTTGACTTTGACATTTCCCCTCTGTGTTAAATTACTCCATTACTCTAACCGGCCCGCATGCACCTTTGCGTTGACACGGTGCAATTAACGCGCGTGCCGTGCGTGCAGGCTACGGCGAGATGCTGACGTGCTCCAAGTCGCTCAACGCGGACCTGTTCGACGCGGTACTGGGCGGGCTGGGCCAGTTCGGCGTGATCGTGCGCGCCCGGATCGCGCTCGAGCCGGCGCCGACGCGGGCGCGGTGGGCGCGGCTCGTCTACACCGACTTCGCCACCTTTTCCGCCGACCAGGAGCGGCTCGTCGCGCCCGGGCCCGACGGCGCGTTCGGGCCGATGAGCTACCTCGAGGGCGCGGTCTACGTGAACCACAGCCTGGCCGCCGGGCTGAAGAACTCGGGCGGGTTCTTCACCGACGCCGACGTCGCCAggatcgtcgccgtcgccgcggcgAGGAACGCCACCACCGTGTACGTCATCGAGGCGACGCTCAACTACGACAACGCCACGGCCGCGTCCGTGGACCAGGAGCTCAGTTCGGTGGTGGCGACGCTGAGGCACGAGGAGGGGCTCGCGTTCGTGCGTGACGCGTCGTACCTGGAGTTCCTGGACCGGGTGCACGGCGAGGAGGTGGCGCTGGACAAGATCGGGCTGTGGCGCGTCCCGCACCCCTGGCTCAACGTGCTCGTGCCCCGCTCCCGCATCGCCGACTTCGACAGCGGCGTCTTCAAGGGCATCCTCCAGGGCACCGACATCGCCGGGCCCCTCGTCGTCTACCCACTCAACAAATCCAAGTACGCACTACGCGTCcatcgtgcatgcatgcatgcgatcctGCATGGTATGTATCACGCACTTAACTGACACTGGCTCGGTCGTGGTTTCAGGTGGGACGACGGCATGTCGGCGGTGACGCCGGCGGAGGAGGTGTTCTACGCGGTGTCGCTGCTCTTCTCGTCGGTGGCCAACGACCTGAAGCGGCTGGAGGCGCAGAACCAGAAGATACTGCGGTTCTGCGACCTCGCCGGGATAGGGTACAAGGAGTACCTGGCGCACTACACGGCCCACGGCGACTGGGTCCGGCACTTCGGCGGCAAGTGGCAGCGCTTCGTGGAGATGAAGGACAAGTACGACCCCAAGAGGCTGCTCTCCCCTGGCCAAGACATCTTCAACCTACTCCTTTGAGTAGATGCAATTAGTTGTTACTACTTGTGGATTAACGTGTGGACAGTAACACAGCAGTTTAACTTTAATTTCCCGTTTTTACTCATGTAGTAGGTCATACGGTAATAATATGCTCTGTCGAGCTTTAATCTCCACATGTACCCGTTACCAATTAGTAGTAGCGCTGTAAGCAAAAGTGTGAACAAAGCTCCACCAATGTACACTTTGCCAGATAAATGTTTCATTTCAGCTCAGGAGCAGAAGAGGACTTTCGCATGTCTTGTTCCTTTGTTTGTTTGAGCTCTTTTATAAGATTGCTCCAACTTACCTCCTAGGGGGTATAAGAGGAGTGTTTAGTCTGGGCTATCCATGACTGATCAAGGGTTTTGGCTAATTGAGCTTCCACTTTCACTGCAAAAAATGAGCATCCACTTAAGCAAGTTATTTTGATGTGCTAAAACTGGAAGATTTTTAGTGGACTAATTGTCATTTTCTACTATAATATATTAGAGATCTTCCGCACTTTATTTCATACCATGAACGGGTCGTGGCAGCTAGAAGTATCTTTGTGCCTTTTGTTGTGCAGCCTCCAAAGCTAAGATATCGTGTTTGATAATGTTTGTAGTACATCCATCCAGACCAGGGATTCGTACTCAAAGCATCTCATGTTTGAACATATCATATTTGTGATGAATTGTGTACATGACGTCTACCACGTCCATGTGACATGTCTACCCCGTCAAGCTCACTATTCAAAGTCAAACACCAAAAGTAGATACATGAAAAGCAAATTCTGAGGTGTCCTATTCATAGCAAACtagtccctccattcctaaatatttgtctttttagacattttaaatggattatcacatgcggatgtatatagacatattttagagtgtagatttactcattttgctccgtatgtagtcacttgttgaaatctctataaagacaaatatttaggaacggaagaaGTAGTATTTTTGAAAACTCACAAATTTTGTGAATGTTTTACTAATGGCATGTGAACTACTTTGAACATATAGTCTAGGAGCACATATTCATGCACGGGGTTGGTAGCAACGCATAAAAGATCATAACAGAATTAGTTACCCTTAATTAGCCTCACTTATTTTCTCACTCGTCGCCATCCTTAATGATGTAATGTATTGTTAAGTTCCTTATTTGTGCACAGTGGGGTGTCGATATTAACCTTAACGGTCGTTGACACACTCTTACCGAACATGATGTAAGGTGTGTGTTAAAATATCTCTGTTTGTTGTTAAAAAAAAGACACCATGCAGACATTTAAGAATAATTGATTT contains:
- the LOC119280955 gene encoding cytokinin dehydrogenase 1-like; amino-acid sequence: MAIVYVLLVALITAASHAPHGAHGQTWHGDLAALAAAGKLRSDPNATLAASTDFGNITAALPAAVLFPSSPADVAALLRAAHTTVAWPYTISFRGRGHSVMGQALALGGVVVDMPSLGGPSSAARINVSADGQYVDAGGEQMWIDVLRATLERGVAPQSWTDYLHLTVGGTLSNAGISGQTYRHGPQISNVLELDVITGYGEMLTCSKSLNADLFDAVLGGLGQFGVIVRARIALEPAPTRARWARLVYTDFATFSADQERLVAPGPDGAFGPMSYLEGAVYVNHSLAAGLKNSGGFFTDADVARIVAVAAARNATTVYVIEATLNYDNATAASVDQELSSVVATLRHEEGLAFVRDASYLEFLDRVHGEEVALDKIGLWRVPHPWLNVLVPRSRIADFDSGVFKGILQGTDIAGPLVVYPLNKSKWDDGMSAVTPAEEVFYAVSLLFSSVANDLKRLEAQNQKILRFCDLAGIGYKEYLAHYTAHGDWVRHFGGKWQRFVEMKDKYDPKRLLSPGQDIFNLLL